The Asticcacaulis excentricus genome has a segment encoding these proteins:
- the gltA gene encoding citrate synthase has product MTQTPPAKVTVGDKVIDLPILKGSLGPDVIDIRKLYAQSDAFTYDPGFTSTASCESKITYIDGDQGVLLHRGYPIDQLASQSNFLETCYLLLHGELPSAAEYEKFESTITRHTMLHAQFDRFFDGFRRDAHPMAIMTGAVGALSAFYHDSLDIHDAQQREISAHRLIAKMPTIAARAFKYSVGQPFVHPKNNLSYAENFLRMCFAVPAEDYVVDPALVRAMDRIFILHADHEQNASTSTVRLAGSSGANPFACIAAGIACLWGPSHGGANEEALNMLREIGTPEKIPEFIAGVKDRRYKLMGFGHRVYKNYDPRAKVMQTSAYEVLAATGRENDPLFQVAKELEAVALKDDFFIERKLFPNVDFYSGITLSAMGFPTTMFTVLFALARTVGWIAQWKEMIEDPGQKIGRPRQLYTGATQRDFVPLSQRG; this is encoded by the coding sequence ATGACCCAGACACCTCCCGCCAAAGTCACCGTAGGCGACAAGGTCATAGATCTGCCGATCCTGAAGGGCTCGCTCGGCCCGGACGTGATCGACATTCGTAAGCTCTATGCGCAGTCCGATGCCTTCACCTACGATCCGGGTTTTACCTCCACGGCGTCGTGCGAGTCGAAGATCACCTATATTGACGGTGATCAGGGCGTGCTGCTGCACCGCGGCTACCCGATTGATCAACTGGCCTCGCAGTCGAACTTCCTCGAAACCTGCTACCTGCTGCTGCACGGCGAACTGCCGTCGGCCGCTGAGTACGAAAAGTTCGAAAGCACCATCACCCGTCACACCATGCTGCACGCGCAGTTCGACCGGTTCTTTGACGGTTTCCGCCGCGATGCGCACCCGATGGCCATCATGACCGGCGCGGTCGGCGCCCTGTCGGCCTTCTATCACGACAGCCTCGACATCCATGACGCTCAGCAGCGCGAAATCTCGGCGCACCGCCTGATCGCCAAGATGCCGACCATCGCCGCGCGCGCCTTCAAATACAGCGTCGGTCAGCCCTTCGTGCATCCGAAGAACAACCTCTCCTACGCCGAAAACTTCCTGCGTATGTGCTTCGCTGTTCCGGCAGAAGACTATGTGGTCGATCCGGCGCTGGTGCGCGCTATGGACCGCATCTTCATCCTGCACGCCGATCACGAACAGAACGCCTCGACCTCGACGGTTCGTCTGGCCGGGTCGTCGGGTGCCAACCCGTTCGCCTGTATCGCCGCCGGCATCGCCTGCCTGTGGGGCCCGTCGCACGGTGGGGCCAACGAAGAAGCGCTGAACATGCTGCGTGAAATCGGCACGCCGGAAAAGATCCCGGAATTCATCGCCGGGGTGAAGGACCGTCGCTACAAGCTGATGGGCTTTGGTCACCGCGTCTATAAGAACTACGATCCGCGCGCCAAGGTCATGCAGACCTCGGCCTACGAAGTTCTGGCCGCCACGGGCCGTGAAAACGACCCTCTGTTCCAGGTCGCCAAGGAACTGGAAGCCGTCGCCCTGAAGGACGACTTCTTCATCGAGCGCAAGCTGTTCCCGAACGTCGATTTCTATTCCGGCATCACCCTGTCGGCCATGGGCTTCCCGACCACCATGTTCACCGTGCTGTTCGCTCTGGCGCGCACCGTGGGCT